A single Triticum dicoccoides isolate Atlit2015 ecotype Zavitan chromosome 2A, WEW_v2.0, whole genome shotgun sequence DNA region contains:
- the LOC119358038 gene encoding U-box domain-containing protein 57-like has protein sequence MAGVGIKGVGERKKIAGSTQEKTANTPLNLHGDCIRRRCCLAQLRGGAVRGERSSASPSRRSVAAMPPRAISIKVAREEDLSSHIGNDGFYFDLVDFDRVRAFQIPDNTTMSRLKEEIAVEFSIPSQFQRLWLFCKRQNGTWRPVRPFSTEENNLSMTSLHKLLSRTFLFLNPDGVKLFLEVLNDSSPQNLSNDDGLVFLKLYDPEQTQIRYIGMLFVKASSRPSDILPKLRSLAGFCADEEMELYEEIKFEPSAMCEAIDANITFSESQIGHGDIICYQKSSKSLSHHAYPSVEIFFKRIHDLKAVVPGEQRKILALEEEVARLKHQSDLQTEKANMECQRFKRERDNAVRQLNELQDQNPQIFLEFPITNLLQATENFSDLCKVGDTEYGRVYKGIIHDTTVAIKLCRSDILFQQEVSILRQGRHPSIVNCIGKCSEVSALVYEWLPNGNLQDHIVCANGSTPLSWQIRTQIIGEICSALLFLHSCEPHALVHGDLRPCNIFANANFRSKICNFGMLTLFLQPGNHQPALTARLPYLDPEFLTTGELTPLSDVYSLGVIILCLLTGLPPLTIAKKVSEALENNSLHTLIDKSAGNWPYVQAKQLAVIGLSCVEMTREKRPDLLTKVWPVVEPLIRKPPAAPWPYVQSAVTGSSAPGHLICPIRMDIMKDPQVASDGFTYEAEAIRRWFDGGNNRSPMTNLPLANRDLVPNRAVLSSIQEYHEQQRQPGS, from the exons ATGGCCGGTGTGGGAATAAAGGGCGTGGGAGAGCGGAAAAAAATTGCGGGCTCCACACAAGAGAAAACCGCAAACACCCCGTTAAACCTCCACGGTGACTGCATACGCCGGCGCTGCTGCCTCGCACAACTTCGAGGGGGAGCTGTCCGCGGCGAGCGAAGTTCGGCATCTCCTTCTCGCCGCTCCGTGGCGGCGATGCCACCTCGGGCTATCAGCATAAAG GTGGCGAGGGAAGAAGATTTGTCCTCACACATTGGAAACGATGGCTTCTATTTTGATCTCGTCGACTTCGACAGGGTGAGGGCTTTCCAGATCCCGGATAACACGACTATGTCCCGATTGAAG GAGGAAATTGCAGTAGAGTTCAGCATCCCATCTCAATTTCAGCGCCTCTGGTTGTTTTGTAAAAGGCAAAATGGGACATGGCGTCCTGTTAGGCCATTCTCTACCGAAGAAAACAATCTATCT ATGACTAGCCTTCATAAACTATTGTCAAGGACCTTCTTGTTCCTGAATCCTGATGGTGTGAAGCTGTTTTTGGAG GTGCTCAATGATTCTTCCCCACAAAATCTGAGCAACGATGATGGATTAGTGTTTTTAAAGCTTTATGACCCAGAACAAACGCAGATACG ATATATTGGAATGCTGTTTGTAAAAGCTTCATCAAGGCCTTCAGATATTCTTCCGAAACTAAGAAGTCTAGCTGGTTTTTGTGCAGATGAGGAAATGGAATTATATGAG GAAATCAAATTCGAACCTTCTGCCATGTGTGAAGCCATAGATGCCAATATTACATTTTCAGAAAGCCAG ATTGGGCATGGGGATATCATTTGCTACCAGAAAAGCTCGAAGTCTTTGAGCCACCATGCATACCCTTCTGTTGAAATATTCTTCAAGCGTATTCATGATTTGAAGGCAGTTGTTCCG GGGGAGCAAAGGAAGATATTAGCTCTGGAAGAGGAGGTTGCTAGGTTAAAACATCAGTCTGACCTTCAAACAGAGAAGGCAAACATGG AATGCCAGCGATTTAAACGTGAGCGAGACAATGCGGTACGACAGCTGAATGAGCTGCAGGATCAGAATCCTCAGATTTTCCTCGAGTTTCCCATCACAAATTTGCTGCAAGCAACGGAGAACTTCAGTGACCTGTGTAAGGTTGGAGACACCGAATATGGACGTGTATATAAAGGCATTATACACGATACTACAGTAGCTATCAAGCTATGCAGATCTGATATTTTATTTCAACAAGAG GTTTCTATTCTTCGTCAAGGCAGACATCCAAGCATTGTCAACTGCATTGGAAAATGTTCTGAAGTTTCAGCTCTTGTGTACGAGTGGTTGCCAAACGGAAACCTCCAAGATCACATTGTTTGTGCTAATGGCTCTACACCTCTCTCGTGGCAGATCCGCACACAGATCATCGGTGAGATTTGTTCTGCGCTGctgttcctgcattcgtgtgagccTCATGCTTTGGTCCATGGCGATCTACGTCCTTGTAACATATTTGCCAACGCCAACTTCAGAAGCAAGATCTGCAACTTTGGTATGTTAACCCTGTTTCTCCAGCCCGGCAACCACCAACCAGCTCTGACAGCCAGGTTGCCATACCTGGACCCGGAGTTCCTCACCACCGGAGAGCTCACACCCCTTTCTGATGTCTACTCTCTGGGTGTTATCATCCTGTGTCTCTTGACTGGATTGCCTCCCTTGACTATTGCAAAGAAAGTTTCAGAAGCATTGGAGAATAATAGCTTGCACACGCTGATTGATAAATCAGCAGGGAACTGGCCTTATGTACAAGCCAAGCAGTTAGCCGTCATTGGTCTTAGCTGTGTGGAAATGACGAGGGAAAAGCGACCTGATCTCTTAACAAAGGTATGGCCAGTTGTTGAGCCCCTTATCAGGAAGCCTCCTGCAGCCCCATGGCCATATGTCCAATCGGCAGTTACAGGAAGTTCCGCGCCTGGCCACTTGATTTGTCCAATTCGCATG GATATTATGAAGGATCCTCAAGTGGCATCTGATGGATTCACTTACGAAGCAGAAGCCATAAGGCGCTGGTTTGATGGCGGGAACAACAGGTCTCCGATGACGAACTTGCCGCTAGCAAATCGTGATCTCGTCCCAAATCGCGCCGTCCTCTCTTCCATCCAGGAGTACCATGAACAGCAGAGGCAGCCAGGTTCCTGA